The genomic window AATGAAAGATCGCGGCCCACCAATCGCTGGAGGTAACGAAGCAGCTCGGTTTCGCTGCGATAGCGATGGAACACCTGCTGCTGCAACCAAGGTCGCTGGCGCAACGGCAAGCCAACAAGCTCCTCAAGGTGAGGGTTTCCAGGGTCTTCGAGAACTGGCACAGGCTGACCTGCAGCCTCAGCCAAAATCTGGAGGATCGACTTCAGCTCCTGATCGGTGCTGAGCTCATCAAAACTAATGCCAAATCCATGGGCTGCCTCTGGAGCAACACCCAAAGGCAACACCCGTAGGTTAAATCCCGCCAAAGCGGCTGCCTGATGAACAGCAGGGGCTTCACGACAGATCACCTCAATCGTGTCAAAGCGAGCTATCGACTGGACTGGATAGCCCAACTGGTGCAATCCCCTCTCCAGTTGAGCCCGTAAACGCAGGACTCGTCTAGCGATTGCAGCGAGCCCATCGGGTCCATGGTGCACTGCATAGAACGACGCCATCACAGCCAATAAGACCTGCGCCGTGCAGATATTGCTGGTGGCCTTGTCTCGGCGGATGTGTTGCTCCCGGGTCTGCAACGCCAATCGCAAAGCCGGTTGCCCCTCCGCATCCACAGACTGGCCGACTAGACGTCCAGGGACCTGGCGCTTGAAGATCTCAAGGGTGGCAAAAAAGGCGGCGTGAGGTCCCCCAAAGCCCATTGGCACCCCAAACCGTTGAACACTGCCAACAGCAATATCAGCTCCAAATTCAGCCACTGGAGCAAGCAAAACCTGAGCAAGAGGATCAATGGCAACAGTTGCCAGGGCCCCTACCTCATGAGCAGCCTGAATGGAGGTCGTGGGGTCCCAGAGCCTGCCGCTACGTCCAGGCAACTGAAGCAAAACACCAAAGACCTCAGCATCAAACTGAAAGGTCATCGGCTCGGCCACCTCGAGATCAATGCCCAGAGGTTCAGCCCGAGTTCTCAACACGGCAAGAGTCTGGGGAAGAACCTCCGCATCCACGAGAAAACGATGGGCCGCAGGGCGCTTGCAAATCGCAAAGCTGAGGCTCATCGCCTCAGCAGCTGCCGTTCCCTCATCAAGCAAGGAAGCATTGGCGATCGGCAACCCCGTGAGCTCACTGATCAGCGTCTGAAAGTTGAACAGAGCCTCAAGCCGTCCTTGAGAGATCTCAGCCTGATAAGGGGTGTAAGCGGTATACCAAGCAGGATTTTCAAGCACCTGTCGCTGAATCAACGCAGGCGTTGCTGTGCCGTAATAGCCAAGCCCAATTAAAGAACGCCTCACCCGATTCGCCGCCGCGATGAGACGCAGTTCCTCCATAGCCTGAACTTCACCACAGCCCTCAGGAAGGGAACTGCTGGGTGCCGTTGTCTCGAGAATGTCTGGAGGAACTACAGCAGCAACAAAGCTCTGAAGATCACGATGACCAAGCTCCAGCAGCATTTGCTGCTGGTCTTCCAAGCTGGGCCCAATGTGCCTCACCAAAAAAGGTGAAGACTGAATGCTTGAAGCCTCAACTGCACGCTGTTCAAGCAGGGTCAAGGGACATTCATCAACAAGATGGACAGAAGTTTAGAAAATTTGGCCCAGAACCATCGCACTTCATCAGCTGCTTAGTTGCTTGATTCGATAGCCACCTTGTTGGCATAGGTGGCTGCGTCCATCAGATCCTGCAATTGAGCTGGGTCCGCCGGGCGAACGACGAGCAACCACCCCTCACCATGAGGATCATTTTGAAGTTCATCCGGGCTGGAAAGCACCGACTCATTAATCCGCACCAGCTCACCGCTGATCGGAGCATGCAAATCCTCGACAGCTTTCACCGACTCAACGGACCCGAAAGTGGTGCCCCGATTCAGCCGATCGCCCACCTCCGGCAAATCCACAAACACAATGTCACCCAACTGATCAACAGCAAAGGCACTGATGCCTATCCGCACCAATTCACCATCCAAACTGGCGTATTCATGGGTATCGGCAAACCGAAAGTGGTCGGGGAATTGGAAAGCCATCGAGCCTGGCGAGGCAAAGCTCACCCAGTCTGGGGTACATCCAGCAAACCGGCGCGAACCAAAGCCACCAAAGCTCGGATCAGTGCCAATTCCACATGAGTGCGATGGGTACCTCCCTGCACATAGAGGTTGTAAGGGGGGCGCAAGGGAGCATCTGCAGAAAACTCACTGGTGCTGCCGTCAATAAATGTTCCGCCCGCCATCACCAAATCGCTTGCATACCCAGGCATCGCTGCC from Prochlorococcus marinus str. MIT 9313 includes these protein-coding regions:
- the gcvP gene encoding aminomethyl-transferring glycine dehydrogenase is translated as MTLLEQRAVEASSIQSSPFLVRHIGPSLEDQQQMLLELGHRDLQSFVAAVVPPDILETTAPSSSLPEGCGEVQAMEELRLIAAANRVRRSLIGLGYYGTATPALIQRQVLENPAWYTAYTPYQAEISQGRLEALFNFQTLISELTGLPIANASLLDEGTAAAEAMSLSFAICKRPAAHRFLVDAEVLPQTLAVLRTRAEPLGIDLEVAEPMTFQFDAEVFGVLLQLPGRSGRLWDPTTSIQAAHEVGALATVAIDPLAQVLLAPVAEFGADIAVGSVQRFGVPMGFGGPHAAFFATLEIFKRQVPGRLVGQSVDAEGQPALRLALQTREQHIRRDKATSNICTAQVLLAVMASFYAVHHGPDGLAAIARRVLRLRAQLERGLHQLGYPVQSIARFDTIEVICREAPAVHQAAALAGFNLRVLPLGVAPEAAHGFGISFDELSTDQELKSILQILAEAAGQPVPVLEDPGNPHLEELVGLPLRQRPWLQQQVFHRYRSETELLRYLQRLVGRDLSLVHGMIPLGSCTMKLNAAAELIPISWREFAALHPFAPQDQCQGYQRLVQDLEHWFADITGFAGVSLQPNAGSQGELAGLLVIRAWHHSRGEQQRDVCLIPTSAHGTNPATCVMAGLRVVPVACDADGNVDLNDLASKAEAHAPQLAALMVTYPSTHGVFEPQIREICELVHGHGGQVYLDGANLNAQIGFCRPGTYGADVCHINLHKTFCIPHGGGGPGVGPIAVSAHLMPFLPGHPLAACGGEQGIGAISAAPWGSAGILPISWMYLRMMGAEGLRQASAVALLSANYLAHRLHPHYPVLFRGQAGLVAHECILDLRPLKRSAGLEVDDIAKRLMDYGFHAPTVSWPVAGTVMVEPTESESLEELNRFCDAMIAIREETAAIESGQIDPQNNPLRRAPHTLAAVTAEVWDRPYSRAEAAFPLAEQRQSKFWPAVSRIDNAYGDRNLLCSCPSVEELADNAVLKPPLV
- the gcvH gene encoding glycine cleavage system protein GcvH, which gives rise to MAFQFPDHFRFADTHEYASLDGELVRIGISAFAVDQLGDIVFVDLPEVGDRLNRGTTFGSVESVKAVEDLHAPISGELVRINESVLSSPDELQNDPHGEGWLLVVRPADPAQLQDLMDAATYANKVAIESSN